A genomic region of Pyramidobacter porci contains the following coding sequences:
- a CDS encoding ribosome maturation factor RimP yields MEKIFEQLKALVESLGYEFVGAETVKEAGSQILRVYIDRDGGVGLDDCERSAKEIGGLLDSAEDAFEDNYLLEVSSPGLERPLFKAEDYARFAGRSVSVRLKGVYEGRRRVTAVIEGVKDGSVLLDCGGEPLDLPLAEIQRAHLVYVEEKGQKKTFKKRGGKS; encoded by the coding sequence ATGGAAAAAATTTTTGAGCAGCTGAAAGCGCTCGTCGAATCGCTGGGCTATGAATTCGTCGGCGCGGAAACCGTCAAGGAAGCCGGCTCGCAGATCCTGCGCGTGTACATCGACCGCGACGGCGGCGTCGGTCTCGACGACTGCGAACGAAGCGCCAAGGAGATCGGCGGCCTGCTCGATAGTGCGGAAGACGCCTTCGAGGACAATTATCTGCTCGAGGTCAGTTCCCCCGGGCTGGAACGTCCGCTGTTCAAAGCGGAGGATTACGCGCGTTTTGCGGGACGCTCCGTGAGCGTCCGCCTGAAAGGCGTTTACGAAGGGAGACGGCGCGTCACGGCCGTGATCGAGGGGGTAAAGGACGGCTCGGTCCTTTTGGACTGCGGCGGCGAACCGCTGGATCTCCCGCTGGCGGAGATCCAGCGGGCGCATTTGGTTTACGTGGAAGAGAAGGGGCAGAAGAAGACCTTCAAGAAAAGGGGAGGAAAAAGTTAG
- a CDS encoding PIN/TRAM domain-containing protein, with the protein MTDGLKKIVRYSCGALLGLLGALAGYQTGAPVLRTYLPDTLLFHGLAIVLSTAVFGFIGVLLAPYFMKLLHDVGLLFERQLRSTAWPEIVAALTGMIVGLVLANLLVLPFSGTPFGPYLTVLLNVLIGFVMAWIFVTRQADIRSAMASVRERLSQKRKGRAGKIQTEEAEDPEPAADPVPRKILDTSVIIDGRILDIAKTGFLQGTLILPSFVLLELQTVADSKDQNRRAHGRMGLDVVKELQKLQQVKLALTEASLDDYHTEFVDSAVVSMAKKFGCDVLTTDYNLNKVAQIQNVRVLNVNDLANAMKPTLLPGDEVTVRLIKEGKDARQGIGYLDNGTMLVVEDGGPFIGKTVEVTLSSLLQTSAGRMVFGRVKREVKS; encoded by the coding sequence ATGACCGACGGACTGAAAAAAATCGTCAGGTACAGCTGCGGCGCTCTGCTCGGACTGCTGGGGGCCCTGGCCGGTTACCAGACGGGCGCGCCCGTTCTCAGGACGTATCTTCCGGATACGCTTCTTTTCCATGGACTGGCGATCGTTCTTTCCACTGCTGTTTTCGGCTTTATTGGCGTCCTTCTGGCGCCGTATTTCATGAAATTGCTTCACGACGTGGGGCTGCTTTTCGAACGCCAGCTGCGCAGTACGGCCTGGCCCGAGATCGTCGCCGCACTGACGGGCATGATCGTCGGGCTCGTGCTGGCCAACCTGCTGGTGTTGCCCTTTTCCGGCACGCCCTTCGGCCCGTACCTGACGGTACTGCTGAACGTGCTAATTGGCTTCGTCATGGCCTGGATCTTCGTGACTCGCCAGGCAGACATCCGCAGCGCCATGGCCTCGGTGAGGGAACGTCTCAGCCAGAAGCGGAAGGGCCGCGCCGGAAAAATTCAGACGGAAGAAGCCGAAGACCCCGAGCCGGCGGCCGATCCGGTGCCGCGCAAGATTCTCGACACCAGCGTGATCATCGACGGGCGCATCCTCGACATCGCGAAAACGGGGTTCCTTCAGGGCACTCTGATCCTGCCGTCGTTCGTTCTGCTCGAGTTGCAGACCGTGGCCGACTCGAAGGATCAGAACCGGCGCGCCCACGGCCGCATGGGACTGGACGTCGTCAAGGAGCTGCAGAAACTTCAGCAGGTGAAACTGGCGCTGACCGAGGCGTCGCTGGACGATTACCACACCGAATTCGTGGATTCGGCGGTGGTGTCCATGGCCAAAAAATTCGGCTGCGACGTGCTCACGACCGACTACAACCTGAACAAGGTCGCACAGATCCAAAACGTGCGCGTGCTGAACGTCAACGATCTGGCCAACGCGATGAAGCCCACCCTGCTGCCCGGCGACGAGGTGACGGTGCGCCTGATCAAGGAAGGCAAGGATGCGCGTCAGGGGATCGGCTACCTCGACAACGGCACAATGCTCGTCGTCGAAGACGGCGGACCCTTTATCGGCAAGACGGTGGAGGTGACGCTCTCGTCGCTGCTGCAAACCTCGGCCGGGCGCATGGTCTTCGGGCGCGTCAAACGCGAGGTGAAAAGTTGA
- a CDS encoding V-type ATP synthase subunit I translates to MIEKMCRLSMAVPESLGMDFIDFLQADGRVHLILPFEEQHNVDLADRLLVLREKLRAMVETLEGIAVSASEEGVPAAADAEVERILSESLALTVPELEKSVEKFQADLARIMKGHERLADEKRLLERILAQLGTLAFRDSSGRRCLLWWAAKDLWPLAQRQIERLGADGEKTLFHVHDTAKEGQLLVELSAPTAQIPAVTEILHGISAALWTPPPQCAGKNYAESVELMKRRLSEIQSFLKAEQSALVAMRKQWGLGQKAFFLLIDRKVDQYQVFSRCDRVGGALLVEGWMPQSGLEDFRARVDEKFAGRAALHVRAPEPDEYGQVPTALRHGRFFAPFEVFLKLVQPPAYGTADPTGLIGVFFPFFAGCIIGDAGYGLVMLILMWFVRRRAKNGTARDVAFVLMNMCVWSILWGAAFGEFFGDLAHRMFHVEPLWVERSQAVMPVLMFSVALGLGHVMLGLAVGLIHGLKARHRKHAMEKLGGMLVIVSLVAALMSVRRLLPPQALPGGMVALVVGLVLLTAGGGIGGLIESMSSFGHILSYVRIGAIGLSSAILAVAASKFVDVLGVSALGLFVALAIHLLNFVLAFAESGLHAARLHYVEFMGNFYVAQGKDYHPFAYRRNLPWKKDS, encoded by the coding sequence ATGATCGAAAAAATGTGTCGGCTCTCGATGGCAGTTCCCGAATCTTTAGGAATGGATTTTATCGATTTCTTGCAGGCCGACGGGCGCGTTCATTTGATCCTGCCTTTTGAAGAACAGCACAACGTCGATCTGGCAGATCGTCTCCTGGTATTGCGCGAGAAGCTGCGCGCCATGGTGGAAACGCTGGAAGGCATTGCCGTCTCCGCTTCGGAGGAAGGCGTTCCCGCTGCGGCCGACGCCGAGGTGGAGCGGATCCTGTCCGAATCCCTCGCTCTGACCGTTCCCGAACTGGAGAAAAGCGTGGAAAAATTTCAGGCCGATCTTGCCCGCATCATGAAAGGGCATGAACGTCTCGCCGATGAAAAGAGGCTGCTCGAACGTATCCTCGCGCAGTTGGGAACGCTCGCTTTCAGGGATTCGTCAGGGCGGCGGTGCCTGCTCTGGTGGGCGGCGAAAGACCTTTGGCCGCTGGCGCAGAGGCAGATCGAACGTCTGGGCGCCGACGGCGAGAAAACGCTGTTCCACGTGCACGATACCGCCAAAGAGGGGCAGCTGCTGGTCGAGCTTTCGGCGCCGACGGCGCAGATCCCCGCCGTGACGGAAATCCTGCACGGCATCAGCGCCGCGCTGTGGACGCCGCCGCCTCAGTGCGCCGGCAAAAATTACGCCGAAAGTGTGGAACTGATGAAACGCCGTCTGTCGGAGATCCAGTCATTTCTCAAGGCGGAGCAGTCTGCCCTTGTCGCCATGAGAAAGCAGTGGGGCCTCGGGCAGAAGGCGTTTTTTTTGCTGATCGACCGCAAGGTCGACCAGTATCAGGTCTTCAGCCGCTGCGACCGCGTCGGCGGCGCGCTGCTGGTCGAAGGCTGGATGCCTCAGAGCGGGCTGGAAGATTTTCGCGCCCGCGTTGACGAAAAATTTGCCGGGCGTGCCGCGCTTCACGTTCGCGCGCCCGAACCCGACGAATATGGTCAAGTGCCGACCGCGCTGCGCCACGGCCGATTTTTCGCGCCCTTTGAAGTTTTTCTCAAACTCGTGCAGCCGCCGGCCTACGGCACAGCGGATCCCACCGGCCTGATCGGCGTGTTTTTTCCGTTTTTTGCGGGCTGTATCATCGGCGACGCAGGCTACGGGCTGGTCATGCTGATTTTGATGTGGTTCGTGCGACGCCGCGCCAAAAACGGAACGGCGCGCGATGTGGCCTTCGTCCTCATGAACATGTGCGTCTGGAGCATTCTCTGGGGCGCGGCCTTCGGCGAGTTCTTCGGCGATCTCGCCCACCGGATGTTCCACGTGGAACCGCTCTGGGTGGAACGTTCCCAGGCGGTCATGCCGGTGCTGATGTTTTCTGTGGCGCTCGGCCTGGGGCACGTGATGCTCGGTCTGGCAGTGGGACTGATTCACGGCCTGAAAGCCCGCCATAGAAAGCACGCTATGGAGAAGCTGGGCGGCATGCTGGTGATCGTGTCCTTGGTGGCGGCGCTCATGTCCGTGCGCCGGCTTTTGCCGCCGCAGGCTCTTCCCGGAGGCATGGTGGCGCTCGTCGTCGGTCTGGTGCTGCTGACGGCGGGGGGCGGCATCGGCGGCCTGATCGAATCGATGAGTTCTTTCGGGCACATCCTCAGCTACGTGCGCATCGGCGCCATCGGCCTGTCGTCGGCTATCCTCGCGGTAGCGGCTTCGAAGTTCGTTGACGTCCTCGGCGTTTCGGCGCTGGGGCTTTTCGTCGCGCTGGCCATCCATCTGCTCAATTTCGTGCTGGCTTTCGCCGAGTCGGGACTGCACGCGGCGCGTCTCCATTATGTGGAGTTCATGGGCAATTTTTATGTCGCCCAGGGCAAAGACTACCATCCCTTTGCATACAGGAGGAATTTACCGTGGAAAAAGGACTCGTAG
- a CDS encoding CBS domain-containing protein: MRSGMVTAEQLMKRDLTAVMAEDTVEDAMHVLHSHSLSGVPVVDERWRLVGFLSESDILRSVLPSYLEILARDSFLYGEHELLVKNFSQVRAGVVRDYMQARCQAVQPETNIMNVADLMLRLKVKRLPVVDGRLLMGIIDRGDLCEYLMNSGGTS; the protein is encoded by the coding sequence ATGCGTAGCGGGATGGTGACCGCCGAGCAGCTGATGAAGCGCGACCTGACCGCCGTCATGGCAGAAGACACCGTCGAAGACGCCATGCACGTGCTGCACAGCCACAGCCTGAGCGGCGTTCCGGTCGTGGACGAGCGGTGGCGTCTGGTGGGCTTTCTTTCGGAATCGGACATCCTCCGCTCCGTGCTGCCGTCGTATCTGGAGATCCTTGCGCGGGATTCTTTCCTCTACGGCGAGCACGAACTGCTGGTAAAAAATTTTTCGCAGGTCCGCGCCGGCGTCGTGCGCGATTACATGCAGGCACGCTGTCAGGCGGTGCAGCCGGAGACGAATATCATGAACGTGGCCGATTTGATGCTGCGTCTCAAAGTTAAGCGTCTGCCCGTCGTCGACGGCCGGTTGCTGATGGGGATCATCGACCGAGGCGACCTGTGCGAGTATCTGATGAATTCCGGAGGAACCTCATGA
- a CDS encoding ATPase — protein MEKGLVALAAALAVGIPALATAFAQARIGSVAAGSVAEKPETAGTMIILEAIPETMVILGFVVAIMLILQFA, from the coding sequence GTGGAAAAAGGACTCGTAGCATTGGCGGCGGCGTTGGCCGTGGGAATCCCCGCGCTCGCGACCGCTTTCGCCCAGGCCAGGATCGGCAGCGTAGCGGCCGGCAGCGTGGCGGAAAAACCGGAAACGGCCGGCACGATGATCATTCTCGAAGCGATCCCGGAAACGATGGTCATTCTCGGTTTCGTCGTGGCCATCATGTTGATCTTGCAGTTCGCCTAG
- a CDS encoding YbaB/EbfC family nucleoid-associated protein: MNFGGRGGVGNMNQMLKQAQAMQAKMMKAQEELKEARVEGNAGGGMVSATVNGQGELVGVKLSKEVVDPEDVEMLEDLILAAVSDAANKAREMMEQRMGLLTGGMKLPF, encoded by the coding sequence ATGAATTTTGGCGGCAGAGGCGGTGTGGGCAACATGAACCAGATGCTCAAGCAGGCTCAGGCGATGCAGGCGAAGATGATGAAGGCGCAGGAAGAGCTGAAGGAGGCCCGCGTGGAGGGCAACGCCGGCGGCGGCATGGTCAGTGCCACGGTCAACGGGCAGGGCGAACTGGTCGGCGTGAAGCTTTCCAAAGAAGTGGTCGATCCCGAAGACGTGGAGATGCTCGAAGACCTGATCCTCGCGGCGGTGTCCGACGCGGCCAACAAAGCCCGGGAAATGATGGAACAGCGCATGGGCTTGCTGACCGGCGGCATGAAGCTGCCGTTTTAG
- the ispF gene encoding 2-C-methyl-D-erythritol 2,4-cyclodiphosphate synthase — MSRAFVILAAGKGTRLGGEPKQFRLLGGRSVWHWSLETARRLRREKLVDRIVLVLPPQMTPALPNGAIVVVGGASRALSVLSALRACDEDEVLLHDAARPFASVPLCRRLIAASTGKNAVAPLLPEANALKKIEDGRIEPLDRDGVYITQTPQLFPRAALRELLENAAPRAEFKDEAELWLQRGGTLDWVAGESVNFKVTEGGDWEMAQKIAGEGEIRTGLGYDVHPLVPGRKLILGGVSIDSALGLDGHSDADALAHAAADAVLSAAGLPDIGTLYPAGDEKFKDADSMALLRDALAKVNAEGWRLEWLSAVLTLQTPRLASWKEAIVRSLETVLGGGRLSVTFKSGERVGPAGDAQAVFVWASATLRR, encoded by the coding sequence TTGAGCCGCGCTTTCGTCATCCTCGCGGCGGGAAAGGGAACGCGCCTCGGCGGCGAACCCAAACAATTCCGCCTTTTGGGCGGACGCTCCGTCTGGCACTGGAGCTTGGAAACGGCGCGGAGGCTGCGGCGGGAAAAGCTGGTCGACCGGATCGTGCTCGTCCTGCCGCCGCAGATGACGCCGGCGCTGCCCAACGGAGCGATCGTCGTGGTTGGCGGCGCGTCGCGCGCGCTTTCCGTGCTTTCGGCCCTGCGTGCCTGCGATGAGGACGAAGTGCTTCTGCACGACGCCGCTCGCCCTTTTGCGAGCGTGCCTTTGTGCCGGCGTCTGATCGCCGCCTCGACGGGGAAAAACGCTGTGGCACCGCTGTTGCCGGAAGCGAACGCGCTGAAAAAGATCGAAGACGGGCGCATCGAACCGCTCGACCGCGACGGCGTTTACATCACCCAGACGCCGCAGCTTTTTCCCCGCGCGGCGTTGCGGGAACTGCTCGAGAACGCCGCCCCCCGCGCCGAGTTCAAAGACGAGGCCGAGTTGTGGCTGCAGCGGGGCGGAACTCTTGATTGGGTGGCGGGCGAGAGCGTGAACTTCAAAGTGACGGAAGGCGGCGATTGGGAGATGGCGCAGAAGATTGCCGGCGAAGGCGAGATCCGCACGGGCCTCGGCTACGACGTGCATCCGCTCGTGCCGGGACGGAAACTGATCCTCGGCGGCGTCTCCATAGACTCGGCGCTGGGGCTTGACGGTCATTCCGACGCCGACGCGCTCGCTCATGCCGCGGCCGACGCCGTGCTCAGCGCTGCGGGGCTGCCGGACATTGGCACGCTGTATCCCGCCGGCGACGAAAAGTTCAAAGATGCCGACAGCATGGCGCTGCTGCGCGACGCGCTCGCCAAAGTTAACGCCGAAGGCTGGCGGCTCGAATGGCTGAGCGCGGTGCTGACTTTGCAGACGCCGCGGCTGGCGTCGTGGAAAGAGGCGATCGTCCGTTCGCTGGAGACGGTTCTCGGCGGCGGAAGGCTGAGCGTGACTTTCAAATCGGGCGAACGCGTCGGCCCGGCCGGCGACGCGCAGGCCGTCTTCGTCTGGGCGTCGGCGACGCTGCGCCGCTGA
- a CDS encoding WecB/TagA/CpsF family glycosyltransferase, which produces MALPFTADAIVPLLLVAAGCVALQRFFRKKLSRDQYFYMRDLSLMTVMMLLALWSGSDRIEALVACSLLSMVVGLAERARPGKGFFAFIILPGLIFALTGQPISFVSSSGSAFLYLSSWQSILLTTAWMTLFPVLFRRLDQVPGLAGHLLGVSLSLMVAVTYFSRQNLSEAFLVSVVSLVLVGAYWSRLGHQFRQLGTPLASLWGTLVAGISIIGVSKGITLTALMVIPLGFYAVPLVELSLGLVSHAFTHGQTRAAPDLYGRVIERGVDHPAAVRLVTEICLLVGASVALMQLIPDSAALKMAVPAMAGVLLLVLWGVHGGRRARADDHSLWGVRIDGISMNYALSKSLAWLKSVEPRFRMVVTMNALGLNETRSDAEFRRIANAADLNLPDGAGLVWALRKLKVPVVERIAGIDYMDRLCRLAASESLPVYLLGGRPGIARRAAERLQKEYPGLVVSGCYDGYFDRAFSGEVAGNVRNSGAKILFAALGMPAQEKWLDSQRANLDGILCVGVGGSFDVYAGVLRRAPRFWQKVGCEWLYRLFQEPWRLKRDFQLLAFVLAVFRERLNVFPWREKDHA; this is translated from the coding sequence ATGGCGTTGCCGTTCACCGCTGACGCGATCGTGCCGCTGCTTCTGGTGGCGGCCGGCTGCGTGGCGCTTCAGCGTTTTTTCAGGAAAAAACTGAGCCGAGATCAATATTTTTATATGAGGGACCTTTCGCTGATGACGGTAATGATGCTGCTGGCATTGTGGAGCGGCAGCGACCGCATCGAGGCGCTGGTGGCCTGTTCGCTGCTGTCCATGGTGGTGGGGCTGGCGGAGCGGGCTCGCCCGGGAAAAGGTTTCTTCGCTTTTATCATTCTGCCCGGGTTGATCTTCGCCCTGACGGGACAGCCGATTTCGTTCGTCTCTTCCAGCGGTTCCGCGTTTCTTTACCTGTCCTCATGGCAGTCCATTCTGCTGACCACGGCGTGGATGACGCTGTTTCCCGTGTTGTTCCGGCGGCTCGACCAGGTGCCGGGGCTGGCGGGACATCTGCTGGGCGTGAGCTTGTCGCTGATGGTCGCGGTGACGTATTTCTCGCGCCAAAATCTGAGCGAGGCGTTTTTGGTCTCGGTCGTGTCTCTGGTGCTGGTCGGCGCGTACTGGAGTCGGCTCGGCCATCAATTCCGCCAGTTGGGAACGCCGCTGGCGTCCTTGTGGGGCACGCTGGTGGCGGGGATTTCCATCATCGGCGTCAGCAAGGGGATCACGCTCACGGCGCTGATGGTGATTCCGCTGGGATTTTACGCCGTGCCCCTGGTGGAGCTGTCGCTGGGGCTGGTCAGTCATGCGTTCACGCACGGGCAGACTCGCGCGGCCCCCGACCTTTACGGCCGCGTGATCGAGCGCGGCGTGGACCATCCGGCGGCGGTGCGTCTGGTGACGGAGATCTGCCTGTTGGTTGGCGCTTCGGTGGCGCTGATGCAGCTGATCCCCGATTCCGCCGCGCTGAAAATGGCGGTGCCGGCCATGGCCGGCGTGCTGCTGCTGGTGCTGTGGGGGGTGCACGGCGGCCGCCGCGCGCGCGCCGACGATCATTCGCTGTGGGGCGTGCGGATCGACGGGATCTCCATGAACTACGCGCTGTCGAAGAGCCTGGCTTGGCTCAAGAGCGTCGAGCCGCGCTTCCGCATGGTGGTGACGATGAACGCGCTGGGGCTGAACGAGACGCGCTCCGACGCAGAGTTCCGCCGCATCGCCAACGCGGCCGATCTGAACCTTCCCGACGGCGCGGGGCTGGTCTGGGCGTTGAGAAAGCTGAAAGTGCCCGTGGTGGAACGCATCGCCGGCATCGATTACATGGATCGTCTCTGCCGTCTGGCGGCGTCCGAATCGCTGCCCGTGTACCTGCTGGGCGGCCGTCCGGGCATCGCCCGCCGTGCCGCGGAACGCCTGCAAAAGGAATATCCCGGTCTGGTCGTTTCCGGTTGTTACGACGGCTATTTCGACCGCGCTTTTTCCGGCGAAGTTGCCGGCAACGTGCGCAACAGCGGCGCCAAGATCCTTTTTGCGGCGCTGGGCATGCCGGCGCAGGAAAAATGGCTCGACTCGCAGCGCGCCAATCTGGACGGGATCCTTTGCGTGGGCGTGGGCGGCAGTTTCGACGTTTACGCCGGCGTTTTGAGGCGAGCGCCCCGTTTCTGGCAGAAAGTCGGCTGCGAATGGCTCTATCGCCTGTTCCAGGAACCGTGGCGGCTGAAGCGCGATTTCCAGCTGCTGGCCTTTGTGCTGGCGGTGTTTCGCGAGCGGCTCAACGTCTTTCCGTGGAGAGAAAAAGATCATGCGTAG
- the nusA gene encoding transcription termination factor NusA: MELGVDFLGALKQLGEERGLSEEVILASIEAALALAYRKFKDGKFDPVVAIDRTTGSVSIFDVRRAVDSEAHSDSEISLGEARALGYPDVQEGDSVKVPVLEHPKSFGRIAAQTARQVITQRLKDAEREIVYNEFNDKIGDLITATIFKAENDQILVRLSERSEAVLPREERIAGEVYTPGESKKFFLLDVRQTGRGPRIVVSRTHPGLLRKLLELEIPEIHDGTVEIKGIVREAGARAKVAVASTDPAVDSVGACVGNSGARIRSISADLCDEKIDIIVWNEDPLEFIRNALSPARVTSVEAVEGQDRTAKVYAPADQLSLAIGKAGQNVRLAARLTGWKVDINTDTGDAPAGKPETEERERA, encoded by the coding sequence ATGGAACTGGGTGTTGATTTTCTGGGGGCTCTCAAACAGCTGGGCGAGGAGCGGGGCCTCTCCGAAGAAGTGATCCTCGCCAGCATCGAGGCGGCGCTGGCGCTGGCCTATCGAAAATTCAAGGATGGCAAATTCGATCCCGTCGTCGCCATCGACCGCACGACCGGCAGCGTGTCCATTTTCGACGTGCGCCGGGCGGTCGATTCCGAGGCGCACAGCGACAGCGAGATCAGTCTTGGCGAGGCGCGCGCCCTCGGCTACCCCGACGTTCAGGAGGGAGACAGCGTCAAGGTGCCCGTGCTGGAGCACCCCAAGAGTTTCGGGCGCATCGCCGCGCAGACCGCCCGTCAGGTGATCACGCAGCGCCTCAAGGACGCCGAGCGCGAAATCGTATATAATGAGTTCAACGACAAGATCGGCGACCTGATCACGGCCACCATCTTCAAGGCCGAAAACGACCAGATCCTTGTCCGCCTGAGCGAACGCAGCGAAGCCGTACTTCCAAGGGAAGAGCGCATCGCCGGCGAAGTTTACACGCCCGGCGAGAGCAAGAAGTTCTTTCTGCTCGACGTGCGCCAGACCGGGCGCGGCCCGCGCATCGTCGTTTCGCGCACGCACCCCGGCCTGCTGAGGAAATTGCTCGAACTGGAAATTCCCGAGATCCACGACGGCACCGTCGAGATCAAAGGCATCGTGCGCGAGGCCGGCGCCCGCGCCAAAGTCGCCGTGGCCTCCACCGACCCCGCCGTCGATTCCGTGGGCGCCTGCGTCGGCAACAGCGGCGCCCGCATCAGGAGCATCAGTGCCGATCTCTGCGACGAAAAGATCGACATCATCGTCTGGAACGAAGATCCTCTCGAGTTCATCAGAAACGCGCTCTCGCCCGCCCGCGTGACCAGCGTCGAGGCCGTCGAAGGGCAGGACCGCACCGCCAAAGTGTACGCTCCGGCTGATCAGCTCTCGCTGGCCATCGGCAAAGCCGGACAAAACGTGCGCCTCGCCGCCCGCCTGACAGGCTGGAAAGTGGACATCAACACCGACACCGGCGACGCGCCCGCCGGCAAGCCCGAGACCGAAGAGAGGGAGCGAGCTTGA
- the recR gene encoding recombination mediator RecR — MALPEPIERLISLLKKFPGVGEKSARRMAFYVLQEGESFGADLARSVGELNRRLTTCEKCGNLTETQPCPICGDPLRDRSLLCVTETIEDLVSIEQSGLFNGLYFVLGTSLSPLEDRESLPEETVRLLRKRFEEYPIREAIIATNPRIEGDMTFYALLDALRDVPVKKSRLAYGLPVGGSIEFADRVTLHAALESRQEVRE; from the coding sequence ATGGCTCTGCCTGAACCAATCGAACGCCTGATCTCGCTGCTGAAAAAGTTTCCTGGCGTGGGCGAAAAGAGCGCCCGGCGCATGGCCTTTTACGTGCTTCAGGAGGGCGAGAGCTTCGGCGCCGACTTGGCGCGTTCCGTCGGCGAGCTGAACCGGCGCCTGACGACCTGCGAGAAGTGCGGCAACCTGACCGAGACGCAACCCTGTCCCATCTGCGGCGACCCGCTGCGCGACCGGTCGCTGCTCTGCGTCACCGAGACCATCGAGGACCTTGTCAGCATCGAGCAGTCGGGGCTTTTCAACGGTCTGTACTTTGTGCTCGGCACGTCGCTTTCGCCGCTTGAAGACCGCGAATCGCTCCCCGAAGAGACGGTGCGCCTGCTGCGCAAACGCTTCGAGGAGTACCCTATCCGCGAGGCGATCATCGCCACGAATCCGCGCATCGAAGGCGACATGACCTTTTACGCGCTGCTGGACGCACTGCGGGACGTTCCCGTGAAAAAATCGCGCTTGGCGTACGGCCTGCCGGTCGGCGGCTCCATCGAGTTCGCCGACCGCGTCACGCTTCACGCGGCGCTGGAGAGCCGGCAAGAGGTCAGGGAGTAG
- a CDS encoding 23S rRNA (pseudouridine(1915)-N(3))-methyltransferase RlmH has product MKIRVLTMGRPREPFIVKGLEHYQTRLKPLLPVEWTFLPEPGKGKNLTVEQRKELEGQEFLKRVGREDVLFLLDERGRQLGSEEFAAEIFERLGGGRGTLIFLVGGPYGTSAALQKRGNVIISLSKMTFTHEMALLLLSEQIYRAAMIHEGSKYHH; this is encoded by the coding sequence ATGAAAATTCGGGTGCTGACCATGGGACGTCCGCGCGAGCCGTTTATCGTCAAAGGGCTGGAACACTATCAGACGCGTTTGAAGCCGTTGCTGCCGGTGGAGTGGACTTTTCTGCCCGAACCGGGCAAGGGGAAAAATCTGACCGTCGAGCAGCGCAAAGAGCTGGAAGGGCAGGAGTTCCTCAAGCGCGTCGGTCGGGAGGACGTTCTTTTTCTGTTGGACGAGCGCGGCCGGCAGCTGGGCAGCGAGGAGTTTGCGGCTGAAATTTTCGAGCGGCTGGGCGGCGGCCGGGGCACATTGATTTTTTTGGTCGGCGGCCCCTACGGCACCTCGGCGGCGCTGCAGAAACGCGGAAACGTGATAATATCTTTGTCGAAAATGACCTTCACGCACGAGATGGCGCTGCTGCTTCTCAGCGAGCAGATCTATCGCGCGGCCATGATCCACGAAGGCTCGAAATATCATCATTGA
- a CDS encoding V-type ATPase subunit — protein MSSTAREEPNYEYVNGRLRARMRDFLPAQVFAELACADLQGVERYLLNTVYGPLYRRDFMLSDMPLTLKLESLLSASARQRFGELKSWGKGTARLLTSVLSIQSDLENGQLFLRALQSGRNDYEPAMPGCGELSPEFWRQLAGAGGNREQIDELCRYDPTELSNVLSTAVKLLDESGRLWEAEWFYMKSSFDWAGGVLKRCRGSNGAVVSQCLGYLIDLWNLRVWLSVHYGSGAPVEAAHFLKGGSLPLERLFFTKSYKALLRGTFWRSRGTDPDERSLFELERQYLLWQMTLRREDPLGVQVIISYRARLFCEWRNLMTIVSGLQSGLDRAALQSVLLIDR, from the coding sequence GTGTCGTCCACAGCCAGGGAAGAGCCTAATTACGAATACGTTAACGGCCGTCTGCGCGCCCGCATGCGGGATTTTCTCCCGGCCCAGGTTTTCGCCGAACTTGCGTGTGCGGATTTGCAAGGCGTGGAACGATATTTGCTCAATACAGTTTACGGTCCGTTGTACCGCCGGGATTTTATGCTCTCGGACATGCCTTTGACGCTGAAGCTGGAGAGCCTGCTCTCCGCTTCCGCCCGACAGCGTTTCGGCGAACTGAAAAGTTGGGGCAAAGGCACGGCGCGCTTGCTGACGTCGGTGCTTTCGATCCAGTCGGATCTGGAAAACGGCCAGCTCTTTTTGCGCGCGCTCCAATCGGGGCGGAACGATTACGAACCAGCTATGCCCGGTTGCGGTGAACTGAGCCCTGAATTCTGGCGACAGCTGGCCGGTGCCGGCGGCAACCGGGAGCAGATCGACGAACTGTGCCGCTACGATCCGACGGAACTGTCCAATGTGCTCAGCACGGCAGTGAAATTGCTTGACGAGTCGGGACGGCTCTGGGAGGCCGAGTGGTTCTACATGAAGAGCTCTTTCGACTGGGCCGGCGGCGTGCTGAAACGCTGTCGCGGCTCGAATGGAGCGGTCGTTTCGCAATGTCTCGGCTATCTGATCGACTTGTGGAATCTGCGCGTTTGGCTGAGTGTTCATTACGGTTCTGGCGCGCCGGTCGAAGCGGCTCATTTTCTCAAAGGCGGTTCGTTGCCGTTGGAGCGGCTGTTCTTCACCAAAAGTTACAAGGCGCTGCTGCGCGGCACGTTTTGGCGCTCCCGTGGGACGGACCCCGACGAACGTTCATTGTTCGAACTGGAGCGGCAGTATCTGCTCTGGCAGATGACGCTGCGCCGCGAAGACCCGCTTGGCGTGCAGGTGATCATCTCCTATCGGGCGCGCCTGTTCTGTGAGTGGCGCAACCTGATGACCATCGTTTCCGGACTGCAGAGCGGCTTGGACCGGGCGGCGCTGCAAAGCGTGCTGCTCATCGACCGTTAG